A single window of Halobacillus naozhouensis DNA harbors:
- the purM gene encoding phosphoribosylformylglycinamidine cyclo-ligase: MSQSYKQAGVDVEAGYEAVERMKKHVARTMRPEVIGGLGSFAGLFDIGSMSYEHPVLVTGTDGVGTKLKLAFQMDQHDTIGIDVVAMCVNDIVAQGADPLLFLDYIACGKNEPEKIEQIVKGISDGCEQAGSALVGGETAEMPGMYQLDEYDLAGFVVGMADKDKLITGQNVQAGDVLIGLSSSGVHSNGFSLVRTIIERQELDLEAVYTPFDKPLGEVLLTPTKIYVQSINVLKQFVSIKGVAHVTGGGFYENIPRILSEGLGVKIDQSSWRVPPIFEFLRDQGEVTDEEMFGVFNMGIGMVAVVSEKDVPASLESLKDAGEKAQVIGHVTEQEGIHWS; encoded by the coding sequence GTGAGTCAATCATATAAACAGGCCGGTGTAGATGTAGAAGCAGGCTATGAAGCAGTCGAACGAATGAAAAAACATGTGGCTAGAACGATGCGTCCGGAAGTTATTGGTGGACTGGGCTCGTTTGCCGGCCTTTTTGACATCGGTTCTATGAGCTATGAGCATCCTGTTCTGGTTACAGGGACAGACGGAGTAGGAACGAAGCTGAAACTTGCTTTTCAAATGGATCAGCATGACACGATCGGCATCGATGTCGTAGCGATGTGTGTCAACGACATTGTTGCTCAAGGAGCAGACCCGCTTTTATTTCTTGATTATATTGCGTGCGGTAAAAATGAACCCGAGAAAATTGAGCAGATAGTAAAAGGAATCTCAGATGGCTGTGAGCAGGCAGGCAGTGCACTTGTTGGCGGAGAAACCGCTGAAATGCCTGGCATGTACCAGCTTGATGAATACGATTTAGCTGGTTTTGTTGTTGGAATGGCAGATAAGGACAAGCTGATTACAGGGCAGAATGTTCAAGCTGGAGATGTATTAATCGGCCTGTCTTCGAGCGGAGTTCATTCAAATGGCTTCTCGCTTGTTAGAACAATTATTGAAAGACAAGAGCTTGACCTCGAAGCTGTCTATACCCCTTTTGACAAACCATTAGGGGAAGTTCTTTTAACCCCTACGAAAATTTACGTACAATCGATTAATGTTCTAAAACAATTCGTCTCTATTAAAGGTGTGGCCCACGTAACAGGTGGAGGATTCTATGAAAATATTCCAAGGATTCTTTCGGAAGGCTTAGGAGTCAAGATTGACCAGTCGAGCTGGCGTGTTCCGCCAATTTTTGAATTTCTACGTGATCAAGGTGAGGTAACGGACGAGGAAATGTTTGGAGTCTTTAACATGGGGATCGGGATGGTGGCTGTCGTGTCTGAAAAAGATGTCCCAGCGTCCCTTGAGTCTCTGAAGGATGCTGGAGAAAAAGCCCAAGTAATTGGACATGTCACGGAACAGGAAGGAATCCACTGGTCATGA
- the purL gene encoding phosphoribosylformylglycinamidine synthase subunit PurL, whose amino-acid sequence MPSMLEISPEQIEQQQLYRDMGLSEEEFQSITQILGRRPNYTETGLFSVMWSEHCSYKNSKPLLKKFPTQGQHVLQGPGEGAGIIDIGDEQAVVFKVESHNHPSAVEPYQGAATGVGGILRDVFSMGARPVALLNSLRFGSLKRPRVKYLFEEVVRGIAGYGNCVGVPTVGGELQFDDAYNGNPLVNAMCVGLIDHKDIQKGIAAGVGNTVMYVGAKTGRDGIHGATFASEELSEESEEKRPSVQVGDPFMEKLLIEACLEVIHHEALVGIQDMGAAGLTSSASEMASKAGTGMLMNMDLIPQREENMSAYEMMLSESQERMLLVVEKGREHEIAEVFRKYDLEAVSVGEVTEDKRFRLEHHGEIVADVPVDSLAEDAPVYHQPSTVPAYYKEYQEMEEYNPAISNYGETLADLLKQPTIASKEWVYDQYDSMVQTNTVVRPGSDAAVVRVRGTEKALAMTTDCNSRYIYLDPEIGGQIAVAEAARNIVCSGGRPLGLTDGLNFGSPENPEIFWQMEKSVDGMSKACSELGTPVISGNVSLYNESIGGQAIYPTPVVGMVGLIEKTDHITRSSAKQAGDLIYIIGETKPEFGGSELQGMMEGRHFGKAPEIDLQVEAARQNSLLQAIQEGLLQSAHDISEGGFAVALAESLFDKELGCEVTVSDDVTAALFSESQSRFLVSVSPENQQAFEAVSSEASLLGKVTEDGMYRIKANDEVVVEEQTGELKQLWKGAIPCLVKSKA is encoded by the coding sequence ATGCCATCAATGCTTGAGATTAGTCCAGAACAAATTGAACAACAGCAGCTATACCGCGACATGGGATTGAGTGAGGAAGAATTCCAGTCGATCACACAGATCTTAGGGCGCCGTCCAAACTATACGGAAACAGGGCTGTTTTCAGTTATGTGGTCCGAGCATTGCAGCTATAAGAATTCAAAGCCATTATTGAAAAAGTTCCCCACTCAGGGTCAGCATGTCCTTCAGGGTCCTGGTGAAGGGGCCGGGATTATTGATATTGGAGATGAACAAGCCGTAGTCTTCAAGGTTGAAAGCCACAACCACCCTTCAGCTGTGGAGCCTTATCAAGGGGCGGCAACTGGCGTTGGCGGGATCTTGCGTGATGTATTTTCGATGGGAGCGCGACCTGTAGCTTTGTTAAATTCACTCAGATTCGGTTCGCTGAAACGCCCGCGTGTCAAATATTTATTTGAAGAAGTTGTACGAGGGATTGCTGGTTACGGCAACTGTGTCGGTGTCCCAACGGTGGGAGGCGAGCTTCAATTTGATGATGCCTACAACGGAAACCCACTTGTCAATGCAATGTGTGTCGGCTTAATTGATCATAAGGATATTCAAAAAGGGATCGCAGCAGGTGTTGGAAATACAGTTATGTACGTCGGTGCAAAAACCGGGCGGGACGGTATTCATGGCGCTACTTTTGCCTCAGAAGAATTATCCGAAGAGTCTGAAGAAAAACGTCCGTCCGTCCAGGTTGGTGATCCTTTTATGGAAAAACTATTAATCGAAGCTTGTCTTGAAGTGATTCATCACGAAGCGTTAGTTGGTATTCAAGATATGGGAGCAGCTGGTCTCACTTCCTCTGCAAGTGAAATGGCTAGTAAGGCGGGGACAGGCATGCTGATGAATATGGACCTGATTCCACAGCGCGAAGAGAATATGTCGGCATACGAAATGATGTTGTCTGAATCGCAGGAACGTATGCTTCTCGTAGTTGAAAAAGGCCGCGAGCACGAAATTGCAGAAGTGTTTCGCAAGTATGACCTGGAAGCTGTATCTGTTGGTGAGGTCACAGAGGATAAGCGTTTCCGCCTTGAGCACCATGGGGAAATTGTTGCCGATGTTCCAGTTGACTCACTTGCAGAAGATGCACCAGTGTATCATCAGCCTTCAACCGTTCCAGCTTATTATAAGGAATATCAGGAAATGGAGGAGTATAATCCAGCCATTTCAAATTATGGTGAAACGTTAGCTGACCTTTTGAAGCAGCCAACGATAGCCAGTAAAGAGTGGGTCTATGATCAGTACGATTCCATGGTTCAGACGAATACGGTGGTTAGACCGGGTTCCGATGCAGCGGTCGTGCGTGTGCGCGGTACGGAAAAGGCGCTGGCTATGACAACAGACTGTAACTCCCGCTACATTTATTTGGATCCTGAAATAGGCGGACAAATCGCTGTAGCTGAAGCAGCTCGCAATATCGTATGTTCCGGCGGACGGCCGCTCGGGTTAACAGATGGTCTCAATTTTGGCTCACCAGAGAATCCTGAGATCTTCTGGCAAATGGAAAAAAGCGTCGACGGGATGAGTAAAGCTTGTTCGGAACTTGGCACTCCGGTTATCAGTGGGAATGTATCCCTTTACAACGAATCGATAGGCGGACAGGCCATTTATCCAACGCCAGTTGTAGGGATGGTGGGCTTAATTGAAAAAACAGATCATATTACGCGTTCTAGTGCGAAGCAAGCAGGAGACCTCATCTATATCATTGGTGAAACGAAGCCTGAATTCGGTGGAAGTGAGCTTCAAGGTATGATGGAGGGACGTCATTTTGGTAAAGCACCAGAGATTGATCTGCAAGTGGAAGCAGCCCGTCAAAACAGTCTGCTGCAAGCGATTCAAGAGGGACTTCTTCAGTCAGCACATGATATCTCCGAAGGCGGATTTGCTGTAGCGTTAGCGGAAAGCCTTTTTGATAAAGAATTGGGTTGTGAAGTAACGGTGTCAGACGATGTAACTGCTGCGCTCTTCTCCGAATCACAATCTCGTTTTCTCGTATCTGTCTCTCCGGAAAACCAGCAGGCATTTGAAGCAGTGAGCAGTGAAGCTAGTTTACTAGGAAAAGTAACAGAAGATGGAATGTACCGTATTAAGGCAAATGATGAAGTCGTCGTGGAAGAGCAGACAGGGGAATTAAAGCAACTATGGAAAGGAGCTATTCCATGCTTGGTGAAATCAAAGGCTTAA
- the purS gene encoding phosphoribosylformylglycinamidine synthase subunit PurS: MRKVKIYITLKEGVLDPQGKAVQHSLHSLEYKNVGEVRIGKYMEVMLEDEDNIEQQVEKMCDQLLANPVIEDYSYTIEEVV; the protein is encoded by the coding sequence ATGCGAAAAGTAAAAATTTATATCACTCTTAAAGAAGGTGTCCTTGATCCTCAGGGGAAGGCTGTTCAGCATTCTCTGCATTCCCTTGAATATAAGAATGTCGGTGAAGTAAGAATCGGCAAGTATATGGAAGTTATGCTGGAGGATGAAGACAATATCGAACAGCAAGTGGAGAAAATGTGTGACCAGTTGCTGGCTAACCCTGTTATTGAAGATTACTCGTACACGATCGAGGAGGTTGTCTAA
- the purC gene encoding phosphoribosylaminoimidazolesuccinocarboxamide synthase, whose amino-acid sequence MKGSLLYEGKAKRVYHVEGKPAQLILSYKNDATAFNGKKKDQFEGKGRLNNLIASKIFDYLKQNDISSHFIKTLNDTEQLVEKTTIIPLEVVVRNIAAGSITRRLGIPEKERFNTPLVELFYKKDELDDPIINDQHAYHLTDVNKEELHFIKEKALEVNALLANLCKRTGLDLVDFKLEFGRLADGTIVLADEISPDTCRLWDDETGEKMDKDVFRENLGDLISVYETILQRLEEYTCEK is encoded by the coding sequence ATGAAGGGTTCTCTTTTGTATGAGGGGAAGGCGAAAAGGGTTTACCATGTTGAGGGTAAGCCGGCGCAGCTTATTTTATCTTATAAAAATGATGCCACCGCATTTAATGGCAAGAAGAAAGATCAATTTGAAGGCAAAGGACGCCTAAATAATTTGATTGCCTCTAAAATCTTTGATTATTTGAAACAGAACGATATATCCTCTCATTTTATTAAAACGCTGAATGATACAGAGCAGCTCGTGGAAAAAACGACCATCATTCCTCTTGAAGTAGTTGTCCGTAACATTGCTGCCGGCAGTATTACGAGAAGACTTGGTATACCGGAGAAAGAGCGTTTTAACACCCCGTTAGTTGAACTTTTTTATAAGAAAGATGAATTAGATGATCCAATCATTAATGATCAGCATGCTTATCATTTAACAGATGTAAATAAGGAAGAGCTTCACTTTATAAAAGAAAAGGCACTTGAAGTGAATGCACTGTTAGCTAATCTTTGTAAGCGGACAGGCCTTGACCTCGTCGACTTTAAGTTAGAGTTTGGGCGCCTGGCTGATGGAACGATTGTCCTGGCTGATGAAATTTCTCCTGATACTTGCCGTCTTTGGGATGATGAGACTGGCGAGAAAATGGACAAAGATGTGTTTCGGGAAAACCTTGGTGACTTAATTTCAGTATATGAGACGATTCTGCAACGACTGGAGGAGTACACATGCGAAAAGTAA
- the purN gene encoding phosphoribosylglycinamide formyltransferase, with protein MMNLAIFASGTGSNFDAIMTAIEDGKLEANVSLLVSDRIDAGVIEKAQRRQIDTVVFNPKSFANKEAFEKALLKDCKDRGVEWIILAGYMRLIGSTLLMAYEHRILNIHPSLLPAFPGKDAIGQAYDKQVKLTGVTVHYVDDGMDTGPIIDQEAVRIHEQDTKDDIKQKIQAVEHELYPRVIQSLTIKEESR; from the coding sequence ATGATGAATCTAGCTATTTTTGCGTCAGGAACAGGATCGAACTTTGATGCGATTATGACAGCGATAGAAGACGGAAAACTAGAAGCAAACGTTTCACTGCTTGTTTCAGATCGAATCGATGCCGGAGTCATTGAGAAAGCTCAGAGGAGACAAATCGATACAGTTGTATTCAACCCTAAATCTTTTGCAAATAAAGAAGCTTTTGAAAAAGCACTTCTCAAAGATTGTAAGGATAGAGGGGTGGAATGGATTATTCTTGCTGGTTACATGAGACTCATTGGTTCAACCCTGCTAATGGCATACGAACACCGAATTCTGAATATTCATCCGTCTTTGCTGCCGGCTTTTCCAGGTAAAGATGCCATCGGTCAAGCCTATGATAAACAAGTGAAATTAACCGGTGTAACAGTTCATTACGTCGACGACGGCATGGACACGGGTCCTATTATCGATCAGGAGGCTGTCCGTATCCATGAACAAGATACAAAAGATGATATAAAACAAAAAATTCAAGCTGTTGAACACGAATTGTATCCACGTGTCATCCAGTCATTAACGATCAAGGAGGAGTCCAGATGA
- the purB gene encoding adenylosuccinate lyase: protein MIERYTRPEMGSIWTEENRYQAWLEVELLACEAWSEIGVIPKEDVAKLREGASFSIDRIHEIEAETRHDVVAFTRAVSETVEEERKWVHYGLTSTDVVDTALSYQLKQANEIIRKDLVAFIDILADKAREHKHTVMMGRTHGVHAEPTTFGLKLALYYEEMKRNLERLDLAIKHIEVGKLSGAVGTYANIDPFVEQYVCDKLGLAAAPVSTQTLQRDRHAHYVSTLALIAASIEKIAVEIRGLQKTETREVEEFFAKGQKGSSAMPHKRNPIGSENMTGMARVLRGEMLTAFENVPLWHERDISHSSAERVILPDATIAINYMLNRFGNIVKNLTVFPERMQENMEKTYGLIFSQRVLLTLIDQGMVREEAYDLVQPKAMEAWERGVPFRGLIEADDKITSTLTEEQIEACFDYKHHLKNVDRIFDRIGL, encoded by the coding sequence ATGATAGAACGTTATACGAGACCTGAAATGGGTTCCATTTGGACCGAAGAAAATAGATACCAGGCATGGCTTGAAGTGGAACTGCTAGCTTGTGAAGCATGGAGTGAGATCGGGGTCATTCCTAAAGAAGATGTAGCAAAATTACGTGAGGGAGCCTCTTTCAGTATTGATCGCATTCATGAAATCGAAGCAGAAACGCGTCACGATGTTGTCGCATTCACCCGCGCTGTTTCGGAAACAGTGGAGGAGGAGCGCAAGTGGGTGCATTATGGTTTAACGTCTACAGATGTTGTGGATACGGCCCTTTCCTATCAGCTGAAGCAGGCTAATGAAATCATTCGTAAGGATCTTGTCGCTTTCATTGATATTCTGGCAGATAAAGCTCGTGAACATAAGCATACGGTCATGATGGGACGTACGCACGGTGTCCATGCTGAGCCGACAACTTTTGGACTGAAGTTAGCGCTTTACTATGAGGAAATGAAGCGGAACCTTGAGCGCCTCGATCTAGCGATAAAACATATAGAAGTTGGCAAACTATCTGGAGCTGTCGGCACGTACGCCAATATCGATCCATTTGTAGAGCAGTATGTTTGCGACAAGCTGGGTCTTGCTGCTGCACCTGTGTCTACGCAAACTTTGCAGCGTGACCGTCACGCCCATTACGTTTCAACCCTTGCTTTAATAGCAGCCTCCATTGAAAAAATTGCTGTGGAAATTCGTGGCCTGCAGAAGACAGAAACTCGTGAAGTGGAAGAGTTTTTTGCGAAAGGTCAAAAAGGTTCTTCGGCCATGCCGCACAAACGAAATCCAATTGGGTCTGAGAATATGACAGGGATGGCGCGCGTGCTGCGTGGGGAAATGCTGACCGCATTTGAGAATGTGCCGTTATGGCATGAACGTGATATTTCTCATTCGTCTGCGGAACGAGTCATCCTGCCTGATGCGACGATTGCGATTAATTACATGCTGAACCGCTTTGGAAATATCGTGAAAAACTTGACTGTGTTCCCTGAACGTATGCAGGAGAATATGGAGAAAACGTACGGCTTGATTTTCTCTCAGCGCGTATTGCTGACGCTGATCGATCAAGGGATGGTACGCGAGGAAGCGTATGATCTTGTGCAGCCCAAGGCAATGGAGGCATGGGAGCGTGGAGTGCCATTCCGCGGTTTAATTGAAGCGGATGACAAAATTACGTCCACACTAACCGAAGAACAAATTGAAGCATGCTTTGACTACAAGCACCACCTAAAAAACGTCGACCGCATCTTCGACCGCATCGGTTTATAG
- the purQ gene encoding phosphoribosylformylglycinamidine synthase subunit PurQ, translated as MKFAVVVFPGSNCDRDMAFAITEALGQEADLVWYQEANLSDYDGILLPGGFSYGDYLRSGAIASTSGVIEQIRQAAEHGKPVLGVCNGFQVLLEMGLLPGAMLPNKNLKFMCHDETLIVENNKTLFTDFYQVKEEISIPIAHGDGNYYCDEATYQTLRDNHQIAFTYAANPNGSVADIAGITNEQGNVLGMMPHPERAVDALVGSEDGLRLFQSILTHWRNNHAINA; from the coding sequence GTGAAGTTTGCTGTCGTTGTTTTTCCAGGATCGAACTGTGATCGGGACATGGCTTTTGCTATTACGGAAGCTTTAGGTCAAGAAGCGGATCTAGTATGGTATCAGGAAGCAAATCTATCAGACTACGACGGAATTCTTTTGCCAGGCGGCTTCTCTTATGGAGATTATTTACGTTCCGGTGCAATCGCTTCTACTTCAGGTGTGATTGAACAAATTCGCCAGGCGGCTGAACACGGTAAGCCCGTACTCGGTGTCTGCAACGGATTTCAAGTGCTCCTTGAAATGGGTTTGCTGCCGGGCGCTATGCTGCCTAACAAAAACTTGAAATTTATGTGTCATGACGAAACGCTCATCGTTGAGAATAATAAAACTTTGTTTACTGATTTTTATCAGGTCAAAGAAGAAATCAGTATTCCAATTGCTCATGGAGACGGAAACTATTATTGCGATGAAGCAACATATCAAACGTTACGAGACAACCATCAAATTGCCTTTACGTATGCAGCCAACCCGAACGGTTCTGTCGCTGATATCGCTGGAATTACCAATGAACAAGGCAATGTACTTGGAATGATGCCCCACCCGGAGCGTGCCGTTGATGCGTTGGTGGGAAGTGAGGACGGACTCCGTTTATTTCAATCAATTTTGACACACTGGAGGAATAACCATGCCATCAATGCTTGA
- the purF gene encoding amidophosphoribosyltransferase codes for MLGEIKGLNEECGIFGVWGHPESAQLTYYGLHALQHRGQEGAGIVTSDGEQMKVAKGHGLINDVFSQDRLDELDGSASIGHVRYATAGDGSYENIQPLMFRSQTGGLALAHNGNLVNAQALKGQLEAQGSILQTTSDTEVVAHLIKRAGHVPVDEAICQALSMIKGAYAFLMMTEDKLFVANDPRGLRPLSIGYLGDSWVVSSETCAFDIIGATYEREVKPGELVVIDKNGLESKRFAAPIQRTLCSMEHVYFSRPDSNLDGKNVHASRKRMGKALADEAPVEADVVTGVPDSSISAAIGYAEAAGLPYELGLIKNRYVGRTFIQPSQELREQGVKMKLSAVRGIVEGKRVVMVDDSIVRGTTSRRIVKMLKEAGALEVHVRIASPPIENPCYYGIDTSTSGELIAANSSVEEIEKQIGADSLSYLSVDGLNQSIYEGNESLEHGGCMACFTGNYPTEIYPNTVLPYEKA; via the coding sequence ATGCTTGGTGAAATCAAAGGCTTAAACGAAGAATGCGGAATTTTTGGCGTCTGGGGTCATCCGGAATCAGCACAGCTGACTTATTATGGACTTCATGCTCTTCAACATCGCGGTCAGGAAGGGGCGGGGATCGTCACTTCAGATGGTGAACAAATGAAGGTAGCGAAAGGGCATGGTTTAATTAATGATGTGTTCTCACAAGATCGTTTGGATGAGCTTGACGGATCTGCCTCCATTGGTCATGTTCGTTATGCTACCGCAGGAGATGGAAGCTATGAAAATATTCAGCCGTTAATGTTCCGTTCGCAAACAGGCGGCCTTGCTCTCGCTCATAATGGTAACCTGGTCAATGCTCAAGCTTTGAAAGGCCAGCTTGAGGCTCAAGGCTCTATTTTGCAAACGACCTCAGATACAGAGGTGGTTGCACATCTAATCAAGCGAGCTGGCCACGTTCCAGTCGATGAAGCAATCTGTCAGGCGCTGTCAATGATTAAAGGGGCTTATGCTTTTCTAATGATGACAGAGGACAAACTGTTCGTTGCTAATGATCCGCGCGGGCTAAGACCGCTGTCTATCGGCTATCTCGGTGATTCATGGGTCGTGTCCTCTGAGACTTGTGCGTTTGACATCATTGGGGCCACATATGAACGTGAAGTTAAGCCAGGGGAACTGGTCGTAATCGATAAAAATGGCTTAGAATCCAAACGTTTTGCTGCACCGATTCAACGGACACTTTGCTCAATGGAACATGTTTATTTTTCCCGTCCTGACAGTAACCTCGATGGTAAAAATGTTCACGCCTCTAGGAAGAGAATGGGCAAGGCTCTGGCTGACGAAGCCCCGGTTGAAGCAGATGTTGTGACAGGGGTACCGGATTCAAGCATATCTGCAGCCATCGGTTACGCTGAAGCTGCTGGTCTGCCATATGAGCTCGGCTTAATTAAAAATCGCTACGTTGGACGCACATTCATTCAGCCTTCCCAGGAGCTTCGTGAACAAGGTGTAAAAATGAAGCTGTCTGCTGTCCGTGGTATTGTCGAAGGGAAGCGTGTCGTAATGGTCGATGATTCGATTGTGCGCGGGACGACAAGCCGCCGTATTGTCAAAATGCTTAAGGAAGCTGGAGCATTAGAAGTACATGTACGCATTGCTTCGCCACCTATTGAAAATCCGTGCTATTACGGAATCGATACGTCCACGAGCGGCGAGTTGATTGCGGCGAACAGTTCTGTCGAAGAAATCGAGAAGCAGATAGGGGCTGACAGTCTATCCTATTTATCTGTTGATGGTTTAAATCAGTCTATTTATGAAGGCAATGAATCGCTTGAACACGGAGGCTGTATGGCTTGCTTTACGGGCAACTATCCAACAGAAATTTATCCGAACACCGTTTTACCATATGAGAAAGCCTAA
- the purH gene encoding bifunctional phosphoribosylaminoimidazolecarboxamide formyltransferase/IMP cyclohydrolase, which translates to MSTRKRALLSVSNKQGLTVFAKKLIELDYELVSTGGTKRAIEAEGLPVKSISDITNFPEIMDGRVKTLHPSVHGGLLAKRGNDEHMSQLDELDIQTIDLVAVNLYPFKETIAKEGVTEADAIENIDIGGPTMLRSAAKSFEDVAVVVDPADYEQVITGLQEGELSFEARKKLAAKVFRHTANYDAMIAEYFTEAVQEAYPETYTVTYEKVQDLRYGENPHQTAAFYQKANYGGASLADAKQLNGKELSYNNIQDANAALDIVLEFEEPAAVAVKHMNPCGVGTGRAIFEAYGKAYAGDPISIFGGIVALNREVDEETAAKLKEIFLEIVIAPSFSQAALDLLTQKKNLRLLEIEMKKPETQSHKLTSVSGGLLIQDTDEGSLEDVELEVATERLPTEQELKDLALGWQVVKHVKSNAIVIAKSDQTLGVGAGQMNRVGAAKIALEQAGDQSEGAIMASDAFFPMPDTVETAAQAGVKAIIQPGGSKRDQDSIDACNQHGIAMVFTRMRHFKH; encoded by the coding sequence ATGAGCACGCGTAAACGCGCCCTGTTAAGTGTATCCAACAAGCAAGGGTTAACTGTTTTTGCAAAGAAATTAATTGAACTAGATTATGAACTTGTCTCTACAGGAGGGACAAAGCGGGCGATTGAAGCAGAAGGTCTTCCTGTAAAATCTATTTCCGATATTACAAACTTTCCTGAAATAATGGATGGGCGTGTAAAAACGTTACACCCATCTGTTCATGGCGGCCTGCTTGCTAAAAGGGGCAACGACGAGCACATGAGCCAGCTGGATGAACTTGATATCCAAACGATCGACCTTGTAGCTGTCAATTTGTATCCTTTCAAAGAAACGATCGCAAAAGAAGGAGTTACAGAAGCTGACGCCATTGAAAATATTGATATTGGCGGTCCGACGATGCTGCGATCTGCCGCCAAAAGCTTTGAAGATGTAGCTGTCGTTGTCGACCCGGCTGACTATGAGCAAGTTATCACTGGTTTGCAAGAAGGAGAGCTTTCATTTGAAGCTCGTAAGAAATTGGCCGCAAAGGTGTTCCGCCACACGGCCAATTACGATGCTATGATCGCCGAATATTTCACAGAAGCAGTTCAAGAAGCTTATCCGGAAACTTATACGGTGACTTATGAAAAAGTTCAAGATTTACGTTATGGAGAAAACCCTCACCAAACGGCTGCATTTTATCAGAAAGCGAACTACGGTGGAGCTTCACTGGCTGATGCTAAGCAGCTAAATGGCAAAGAGCTTTCTTATAACAATATTCAGGACGCCAATGCAGCTTTGGATATAGTGCTAGAATTTGAGGAACCTGCAGCAGTTGCTGTGAAACATATGAATCCGTGCGGTGTGGGTACTGGGCGTGCAATTTTTGAGGCCTATGGCAAAGCCTATGCTGGCGACCCGATCTCAATTTTTGGCGGAATTGTTGCCTTGAACAGGGAAGTCGATGAAGAAACCGCAGCGAAGCTGAAGGAAATTTTCCTCGAGATTGTTATTGCCCCTTCCTTTAGTCAGGCGGCTCTTGATTTACTTACACAGAAAAAGAATCTCCGTTTACTAGAAATAGAGATGAAAAAGCCTGAAACTCAATCACATAAACTTACTTCTGTAAGTGGGGGCTTACTCATTCAGGACACGGACGAAGGGTCGCTCGAAGATGTGGAATTAGAGGTAGCGACCGAGCGCCTGCCTACCGAACAGGAGCTTAAGGATTTAGCACTAGGCTGGCAGGTCGTCAAACATGTGAAATCCAATGCAATTGTCATTGCGAAGTCAGATCAGACGCTTGGAGTTGGCGCCGGACAAATGAACCGTGTAGGAGCAGCCAAGATCGCTCTCGAGCAAGCTGGCGATCAATCGGAAGGTGCTATTATGGCGTCCGATGCGTTCTTCCCGATGCCTGATACAGTTGAAACGGCGGCACAGGCCGGAGTGAAGGCGATTATTCAGCCAGGTGGTTCCAAACGTGATCAGGATTCGATTGATGCCTGTAATCAACATGGAATAGCTATGGTATTTACAAGAATGCGCCATTTCAAACATTAA